One Rhizobium sp. NRK18 genomic window carries:
- the trxB gene encoding thioredoxin-disulfide reductase, translating into MTVRHTKVLIIGSGPAGYTAAVYAARAMLSPVLIAGMEQGGQLMITTDVENYPGFADPVQGPWLMDQMRQQAEHVGAELVSDIVTEVDLTHRPFTAKTDSGTVWTADTLIIATGAKAKWLGIESEQTFQGGGVSACATCDGFFYRNRDVIVVGGGNSAVEEALYLSNIAKSVTVVHRRDAFRSEKILQERLFAKENVKVIWDSTLDEITGVKNKGPLPPTVTGARLKNVKTGEITEVATDGVFVAIGHAPATELFKGKLKLKSNGYLWTAPDSTATDIDGVFAAGDVTDDIYRQAVTAAGMGCMAALEAERYLAGHQPVAIAAE; encoded by the coding sequence ATGACCGTGCGTCATACCAAGGTCTTGATTATCGGGTCCGGCCCGGCCGGCTATACGGCGGCGGTCTATGCCGCGCGTGCCATGCTGTCGCCGGTGCTGATCGCCGGCATGGAACAGGGCGGCCAGCTGATGATCACCACGGACGTCGAAAACTATCCGGGCTTTGCCGATCCGGTCCAGGGTCCGTGGCTGATGGACCAGATGCGCCAGCAGGCCGAGCATGTCGGCGCCGAGCTCGTGTCCGACATCGTCACCGAGGTCGACCTTACCCATCGTCCGTTCACCGCCAAGACCGATTCCGGTACCGTGTGGACCGCAGACACGCTGATCATCGCCACCGGTGCGAAGGCCAAGTGGCTCGGCATCGAGAGCGAGCAGACCTTCCAGGGCGGCGGCGTTTCGGCCTGCGCCACCTGCGACGGCTTCTTCTACCGTAACCGCGACGTCATCGTCGTCGGCGGTGGCAACTCCGCCGTCGAAGAGGCGCTCTATCTGTCGAACATCGCCAAGTCGGTCACCGTCGTGCACCGCCGCGACGCCTTCCGCTCGGAAAAGATCCTGCAGGAACGCCTGTTTGCCAAGGAAAACGTCAAGGTCATCTGGGACTCGACGCTGGACGAGATCACCGGCGTGAAGAACAAGGGCCCGTTGCCGCCGACCGTGACCGGCGCAAGGCTGAAGAACGTCAAGACCGGCGAGATCACCGAGGTTGCCACCGACGGCGTCTTCGTCGCGATCGGCCACGCCCCGGCGACTGAGCTCTTCAAGGGCAAGCTGAAGCTGAAATCCAACGGCTATCTGTGGACGGCCCCGGATTCGACGGCGACCGACATCGACGGCGTGTTCGCCGCCGGCGACGTGACGGACGACATCTACCGCCAGGCGGTCACGGCAGCCGGCATGGGCTGCATGGCGGCCCTCGAGGCAGAACGCTATCTCGCCGGCCATCAGCCGGTGGCGATCGCAGCAGAATAA
- a CDS encoding GMC oxidoreductase: protein MYDLAIYGSGFAAYAAAQAAVRRGLKVAVIDKGGRDSLKQSLEMSQVSGNWEPIRSGGFDFGAADLKKFSHSPRFVGLGGTSAMWSGKWRPLDAIDFDREISGRKWPISYQDMRQNYQVVEKLFGFSTFTEPQLLESFKELQSCGIRVVPFAQEHEVTRLKQRWIDLQATSKVSLYEGATSIEFLADKGSVRSARIRHDTSNPLEVSAHNHLIAAGCIGSTELISALISKAPCSKNTKYTGYMDHPKGPIGKLIPRKNLDCLDAILSPTHPYIRFALALPEEELLKTGLPNSTIFLWGQSGYGAKLAHWYNRRSVSLIVNVDQFPEADNRLEVEPFTRANWRINGNTRRMLDRFLDLFIPRIEMAFGRVERLAWVPLRASSHPAGTTPLSKFPKEDWELTAEGRVSKFENIFCASSSAFPVCGSANPTMTVAALGNHIVHRLL, encoded by the coding sequence ATGTATGATTTGGCGATTTACGGTTCCGGATTCGCCGCTTACGCCGCCGCCCAGGCTGCAGTCCGACGCGGATTAAAGGTTGCGGTTATCGACAAGGGTGGGCGAGACAGCCTGAAGCAGTCCCTCGAAATGTCTCAAGTTTCTGGAAATTGGGAGCCCATTCGCTCGGGTGGTTTTGACTTCGGGGCGGCGGACTTAAAGAAATTCTCGCATTCGCCTCGTTTCGTCGGCTTGGGCGGAACTTCCGCAATGTGGTCGGGAAAGTGGCGACCGCTTGATGCGATTGACTTTGATAGAGAAATTAGCGGCCGCAAATGGCCAATTTCCTATCAAGACATGCGACAGAACTATCAGGTGGTCGAGAAATTGTTCGGCTTCTCAACCTTCACAGAGCCACAGCTGCTGGAAAGCTTCAAAGAATTGCAATCTTGTGGCATCAGAGTAGTCCCGTTTGCCCAAGAACATGAAGTCACACGTCTGAAACAGCGCTGGATAGACTTACAGGCGACCTCCAAGGTGTCGCTTTATGAGGGTGCCACCTCAATTGAATTTCTAGCGGACAAAGGTTCTGTCAGGAGCGCGCGCATTCGCCATGACACCTCGAACCCACTGGAGGTTTCCGCACATAATCACCTTATAGCAGCAGGATGCATTGGCTCGACAGAGCTCATCTCCGCCTTAATATCAAAAGCGCCATGTTCAAAAAATACCAAATACACAGGATACATGGATCATCCGAAAGGTCCGATTGGAAAGCTCATACCGCGCAAAAACCTAGATTGTCTCGACGCAATACTGAGTCCAACTCACCCGTATATCCGGTTTGCGCTGGCCTTGCCGGAAGAGGAACTCCTGAAAACAGGGCTGCCAAATTCAACTATATTTCTTTGGGGCCAATCTGGCTATGGCGCAAAATTGGCACACTGGTACAACCGACGTAGCGTTTCGCTGATTGTTAATGTTGATCAATTCCCGGAAGCTGACAATCGCTTGGAGGTGGAACCCTTCACGCGCGCCAACTGGCGGATCAACGGAAATACGAGGCGTATGCTTGACCGCTTCCTCGACCTCTTCATCCCCCGAATTGAGATGGCATTCGGACGCGTCGAAAGATTGGCCTGGGTACCGCTTCGCGCATCCAGCCACCCGGCCGGCACGACCCCCCTTTCAAAATTCCCGAAGGAGGATTGGGAGCTCACCGCTGAGGGCCGCGTATCAAAGTTTGAAAATATATTCTGCGCTTCGTCTTCCGCATTCCCGGTTTGCGGTTCGGCCAATCCAACGATGACCGTCGCTGCACTGGGTAATCACATCGTACACCGCTTATTGTGA
- a CDS encoding glycosyltransferase family 2 protein: MALDIEMRCERKGGPSKLSASDMPLIFLTRNDRRYLPSFLAHYRTLGVTRFICVDDQSSDGTSEFLADQPDVDLWTSPVRYKEARRGRLWRMQLFATYGKGRWYVNVDSDEYLLFRDCGTLSLKELAARLESNGEWRLAAPMLDMFPAGNMSGATFDGTSERMPWEVADHFDAEGYRLSLGKRGLHLRGGLRHRKFGTAVELMKYPLVYWDESCSLVTSIHSPAPFVRNFIPIRGVLLHFKFFSDYRRQIQETVQDEQHFGNAAAYREMLEQVESETYVTFHDDVSRRFEGVDQLASLGFMQ; this comes from the coding sequence ATGGCACTCGACATTGAGATGCGTTGCGAACGGAAAGGGGGGCCTTCCAAGCTTTCGGCATCCGACATGCCGCTGATATTTCTGACGCGCAACGATCGAAGGTACCTTCCGTCATTCCTCGCGCATTATCGCACATTGGGCGTGACGCGCTTCATATGTGTCGATGATCAGTCTTCCGACGGCACGTCGGAGTTTCTGGCAGATCAACCGGATGTCGATCTCTGGACTTCCCCCGTCCGATACAAGGAAGCACGACGGGGCCGTTTGTGGCGGATGCAGCTGTTCGCGACCTATGGAAAAGGGCGGTGGTACGTCAATGTTGATTCAGACGAATATCTCCTCTTCCGGGACTGTGGAACGCTTTCGCTGAAGGAGCTTGCAGCCAGGCTGGAAAGCAATGGCGAGTGGAGGCTTGCTGCGCCCATGCTCGACATGTTCCCGGCTGGCAACATGTCGGGAGCGACTTTCGACGGGACGTCGGAGCGCATGCCATGGGAAGTGGCTGATCATTTCGATGCGGAAGGCTATCGTTTGTCTCTCGGCAAACGAGGTCTTCATCTGCGTGGAGGATTGCGTCACCGGAAATTCGGTACGGCAGTCGAGCTCATGAAGTACCCGCTGGTCTATTGGGATGAGTCTTGCAGCCTTGTAACCAGTATCCATAGCCCCGCGCCGTTCGTTCGAAACTTCATTCCTATTCGCGGCGTTCTTCTCCATTTTAAGTTCTTTTCCGATTATCGTCGGCAGATCCAGGAAACGGTGCAGGACGAACAGCATTTCGGGAATGCCGCGGCATACCGCGAGATGTTGGAACAGGTCGAAAGTGAAACGTACGTCACTTTTCATGACGATGTGTCACGTCGCTTCGAGGGGGTCGATCAATTGGCGAGTCTCGGCTTCATGCAATGA
- a CDS encoding putative nucleotide-diphospho-sugar transferase has product MSSRGAIYIAFGEQHIREALHSAASLKRHNNLSVTLFADAKVDDRNIDDLILINPSHKRAKVDYISQSPYDYTIYLDNDTEILENIDDDLSILDRFDIACAQDFSRKSSRWASVIESYRDIPYVFPEFNSGVIFFRNNPAVTEFFALWASRFYEHMEKSKGQDQASFRIALWESDLRIHSLPPEFNVRNLRIRDKMVKRQKGPKDAMLLKPRIYHWHGLDRMTPLKRLLRKYRPMKVF; this is encoded by the coding sequence ATGTCATCGCGCGGTGCAATATACATCGCATTTGGAGAGCAGCATATTCGCGAGGCGCTTCATTCAGCGGCGTCCTTGAAGCGGCATAATAATCTCTCAGTCACTCTTTTTGCTGATGCAAAGGTTGATGACCGCAATATCGATGATCTTATCTTGATAAACCCAAGTCACAAGAGGGCAAAAGTCGACTACATCAGTCAAAGTCCCTATGATTATACAATATACCTCGACAACGACACCGAAATTCTCGAAAATATAGACGATGATCTCAGTATTCTAGATCGATTTGACATCGCCTGCGCGCAGGACTTCTCGCGAAAATCGAGCCGCTGGGCGAGCGTCATCGAAAGCTATAGAGATATTCCCTATGTCTTCCCGGAGTTCAATTCGGGCGTCATCTTCTTCAGGAACAACCCGGCTGTGACGGAGTTCTTCGCCCTCTGGGCCTCACGGTTCTACGAGCACATGGAAAAGAGCAAGGGGCAGGATCAGGCGTCCTTTCGCATCGCATTGTGGGAAAGCGATCTCCGCATCCATTCGCTGCCACCGGAATTCAATGTCCGCAATCTCCGGATCAGGGACAAGATGGTCAAGCGGCAGAAGGGGCCGAAGGACGCCATGCTGCTGAAACCGCGCATATATCACTGGCATGGACTGGATCGTATGACGCCGCTTAAAAGGCTGTTGCGCAAATACAGGCCGATGAAGGTATTCTGA
- a CDS encoding ATP-grasp fold amidoligase family protein encodes MKDTWQSRILRLSRFSWSKPLLNILRVSSGHSALGDFLVGLRQFQRHHGRVPADPNLFNDRLFQIRFSDEIMRPERTFTTDKELVKLYVESVLGPGYNVPTLAVIRRPEDVDDFEFPRRCVIKPTHASGEVIIRRDGEEIDRLRIRKWFKLDYYARGREWNYKYLKPKVIVESLAFDSDNIEDIKLFCYNGRVKMIECDFDRYSDHRRSLFTADWQELPFELHHPRPDFLKQKPPNLDNMIDVAEKLASAFDFVRIDLYSNDETLLVGEMTHCHQGAFGTFEPRDAEFEVSRLIFGDNTSADI; translated from the coding sequence GTGAAAGATACTTGGCAGTCCCGCATTCTTCGGTTGAGTAGATTTTCATGGAGCAAGCCGCTTCTCAACATCTTGAGAGTGTCGTCTGGGCATTCGGCGCTCGGCGATTTTCTTGTCGGTTTGAGGCAATTTCAGAGACACCATGGTCGTGTTCCCGCAGACCCGAACCTTTTCAATGATCGCCTTTTCCAGATACGGTTTTCCGATGAAATCATGCGACCGGAGCGAACCTTCACCACCGACAAGGAACTTGTGAAGCTCTATGTCGAATCCGTGCTGGGTCCCGGGTATAACGTGCCCACACTGGCGGTCATTCGTCGACCTGAGGACGTCGACGATTTCGAGTTTCCCCGGCGATGCGTCATCAAGCCGACCCATGCTTCGGGAGAAGTGATTATCCGAAGAGACGGCGAGGAAATCGACCGTCTGAGGATTCGCAAGTGGTTCAAGCTCGACTATTATGCGAGAGGCCGGGAATGGAACTACAAATATCTTAAGCCCAAGGTCATCGTTGAGTCCCTCGCTTTTGATTCTGATAACATCGAGGACATAAAGCTGTTCTGCTATAATGGCCGCGTCAAAATGATCGAGTGTGATTTTGATCGCTACTCCGATCACCGGCGGAGCCTGTTCACGGCCGACTGGCAGGAGTTGCCGTTTGAGCTCCATCATCCACGTCCGGATTTTCTGAAACAGAAGCCGCCGAACCTGGATAATATGATTGATGTGGCGGAAAAGCTTGCATCAGCATTTGATTTCGTGAGGATCGACCTCTACAGCAATGATGAAACTCTCCTTGTCGGTGAGATGACGCATTGCCACCAGGGTGCCTTCGGAACGTTCGAGCCGCGCGACGCCGAGTTCGAGGTCAGCAGGCTGATCTTTGGTGACAACACCTCTGCGGATATTTGA
- a CDS encoding glycosyltransferase family 2 protein, whose translation MLLPISAYIICLNEEAYLGKCIESLVGFAEIVIVDSGSSDGTKTLVEGYIAKGWPIRFLYEPWRGYAGQKQFALEQCAQPWCFNIDADERVDAALLKRLPELVGVSEDIVGWRVARRPYLIGYGYTPENVMERKNLRLIRKGKGSYDLSQAVHEGIVPDGQVRKSPTGSLLHFRPLIIDEQILKENKYSTLKADQRVLEGRRANVASLVFSPPLYFFRLYFRNGLWRCGASGFIEAMTGAVYAFLTQAKIYQRHALRARPNADDAERH comes from the coding sequence ATGCTTTTGCCGATATCCGCTTACATCATTTGCCTGAATGAGGAAGCATACCTCGGCAAGTGCATCGAAAGCCTCGTGGGCTTCGCCGAGATTGTCATCGTCGATTCAGGTTCGTCCGATGGCACCAAGACCCTGGTTGAGGGGTACATAGCCAAAGGCTGGCCGATCCGGTTCCTGTACGAACCGTGGCGGGGATATGCAGGCCAGAAACAATTTGCGCTGGAGCAGTGTGCCCAACCCTGGTGCTTCAATATAGATGCCGACGAGCGCGTGGATGCCGCCTTGTTGAAACGCCTTCCTGAGCTCGTCGGTGTTTCCGAGGACATCGTCGGTTGGCGCGTTGCCCGCCGTCCTTATCTTATCGGATATGGATACACTCCGGAAAATGTCATGGAACGCAAGAACCTGCGTCTCATCCGCAAGGGCAAGGGCAGCTATGATCTTTCACAGGCTGTGCATGAGGGAATCGTGCCGGACGGCCAGGTCCGCAAATCGCCCACCGGCAGCCTGTTGCATTTTCGGCCTCTCATCATCGATGAGCAGATCCTGAAGGAAAACAAATATTCGACGTTGAAGGCCGATCAGCGTGTTTTGGAAGGGCGGCGCGCAAATGTCGCCAGCCTCGTTTTCAGCCCGCCGCTCTATTTTTTTCGCCTCTATTTTAGAAATGGCCTATGGCGCTGTGGCGCTTCCGGCTTTATCGAAGCGATGACCGGTGCGGTATATGCCTTTCTGACCCAGGCCAAGATTTACCAGCGCCATGCTTTGAGGGCGCGTCCGAATGCGGACGACGCAGAAAGACATTAG
- a CDS encoding glycosyltransferase, protein MKVMHYHLGKDGGAEKFFVHLVNGLARRGVEQTCVIRPKRLWKKDIEPVARIIESNFRNAHPDRILLPMRIGRIVRREKPDALFSWATRASRLIPAYEGAIKISRLGDYPTNLSYFKNTDVLVCNTPGIAEHVRETLGWDRGVEVISNFTDVTAVAPITRASVDTPEGVPVVMSMGRFVSRKEFALLIAAVAKLPGAYLWLAGDGEERENLERMAANLGISERVRFLGWLQDTRPYVAACDIFVMPSSHEPLGNVVLEAWAQKRPVVSSRSEGPSWFMRHGENGLLVDIGDTDGFSTAIETLINDEALASKVAAGGHQTVLGQFSEDAIVDAYMALFARKP, encoded by the coding sequence ATGAAAGTGATGCACTACCACCTCGGCAAGGACGGCGGCGCCGAGAAATTCTTCGTCCATCTGGTCAATGGTCTGGCCCGGCGCGGCGTCGAACAGACCTGCGTGATACGGCCGAAGAGACTGTGGAAGAAGGATATTGAACCCGTCGCCCGCATCATCGAGAGCAATTTCCGGAACGCGCATCCGGATCGCATTCTCCTGCCGATGAGGATCGGGCGGATCGTCAGGCGGGAAAAGCCCGACGCCCTGTTTTCGTGGGCCACCCGGGCCAGCAGGCTGATCCCGGCCTATGAGGGCGCTATCAAGATATCGCGGCTCGGCGACTACCCGACGAACCTCAGCTATTTCAAGAATACCGACGTTCTGGTGTGCAACACTCCGGGCATTGCAGAGCATGTCCGCGAAACACTGGGTTGGGATCGTGGCGTCGAGGTGATCTCGAATTTCACCGATGTGACGGCGGTCGCTCCCATCACGCGCGCCAGCGTCGATACGCCGGAAGGCGTGCCAGTGGTCATGTCGATGGGACGGTTCGTTTCACGCAAGGAATTCGCGTTGCTGATCGCGGCTGTTGCCAAGTTGCCTGGCGCGTATCTCTGGTTGGCCGGCGACGGCGAAGAACGTGAAAATCTGGAAAGAATGGCCGCGAATCTGGGCATCAGTGAACGGGTTCGCTTCCTTGGCTGGCTGCAAGATACGCGACCTTATGTGGCGGCTTGCGACATTTTCGTTATGCCGTCCAGTCACGAGCCACTCGGCAATGTCGTTCTGGAAGCCTGGGCTCAGAAGCGACCGGTTGTGTCGTCGCGCTCGGAAGGGCCTTCCTGGTTCATGCGCCACGGCGAAAATGGTCTGCTGGTTGATATCGGCGATACGGACGGTTTTTCGACTGCGATCGAGACGCTGATCAATGACGAGGCTCTTGCGTCCAAGGTTGCTGCCGGCGGTCATCAGACCGTATTGGGGCAATTTTCGGAAGATGCGATCGTCGATGCGTATATGGCGCTCTTTGCCAGAAAGCCTTGA
- a CDS encoding glycosyltransferase family 4 protein, with product MADLREIDIIAPNFKQRLSGVTSTIIQLVPVQRRLGQRIAVLGSGLPATLPHIRYRDLWRLWTPPKGKRFRVWHARRNIEMLPAIILRDLLRMPLKIVFTSASQRRHTGWTKFLISKMDAVIATSAKTAAYLEVESTVSLHGIDTTRFSPPADKAEAKRALGLDPAQKIAGCFGRVRRQKGTDLFVDTMIRLLPQRPDWSAIIAGRATPQHVEFENGLKEKVKAAGLADRILFVGEHTNINDWYRGLDLFIAPQRWEGFGLTPLEAMATAVPVIATDVGAFPELIETGDAETGTIIPRDNLDAMAEATAQFMDDEPRRERAGANALAHARHNFAIESEAERLGAVYAKVMGG from the coding sequence GTGGCCGATCTCCGCGAAATCGACATCATCGCGCCGAACTTCAAGCAGCGGCTGTCGGGGGTCACCTCGACGATCATCCAGCTCGTTCCGGTGCAGCGCCGGCTCGGCCAGCGCATTGCCGTTCTCGGATCCGGCCTGCCGGCCACCCTGCCCCATATCCGCTACCGCGACCTCTGGCGCCTGTGGACGCCGCCGAAGGGCAAGCGCTTCCGCGTCTGGCACGCGCGGCGCAACATCGAGATGCTGCCGGCGATCATCCTGCGCGACCTCCTGCGCATGCCATTGAAGATCGTCTTCACCTCCGCCTCGCAGCGCCGCCACACCGGCTGGACGAAATTCCTGATTTCGAAGATGGACGCGGTGATCGCCACCAGCGCCAAGACGGCGGCCTATCTTGAGGTCGAAAGCACCGTAAGCCTGCATGGCATCGACACGACGCGATTTTCGCCGCCGGCCGACAAGGCCGAGGCAAAGCGCGCACTCGGCCTTGATCCGGCGCAGAAGATCGCCGGCTGCTTCGGCCGTGTTCGCCGCCAGAAGGGAACCGATCTCTTCGTCGACACCATGATCCGGCTTCTGCCGCAGCGGCCAGACTGGTCGGCGATCATCGCCGGCCGCGCCACCCCGCAGCATGTAGAATTCGAAAACGGCCTGAAGGAGAAGGTGAAGGCAGCCGGCCTTGCCGACCGGATTTTGTTTGTCGGCGAGCACACCAACATCAACGACTGGTACCGCGGCCTCGACCTCTTCATCGCCCCGCAGCGCTGGGAAGGTTTCGGCCTGACCCCGCTCGAAGCCATGGCCACCGCCGTCCCCGTCATCGCCACCGACGTCGGCGCCTTTCCGGAACTGATCGAGACGGGAGACGCCGAAACCGGCACCATCATCCCCCGCGACAACCTCGACGCCATGGCGGAAGCGACCGCTCAGTTCATGGACGACGAACCAAGGCGCGAACGGGCGGGAGCGAATGCGCTCGCCCACGCGCGCCATAACTTCGCGATCGAAAGCGAGGCGGAGCGGCTTGGGGCGGTTTATGCGAAGGTGATGGGCGGTTAG
- the greA gene encoding transcription elongation factor GreA, with protein sequence MVEKVPMTPGGFTKLNEELRWRQQEERPRIIEAIAEARAHGDLSENAEYHAAKEAQSHNEGRIGELEDLIARAEVIDLTKMSGSTVKFGATVKLVDEDTEEEKTYQIVGDQEADVKAGRISISSPIARALIGKEEGDSIEVNAPGGSKAYEILAVSWG encoded by the coding sequence ATGGTTGAGAAAGTTCCGATGACCCCGGGTGGTTTCACCAAGCTCAACGAAGAGCTTCGCTGGCGCCAGCAGGAGGAACGCCCGAGAATCATCGAGGCGATCGCCGAAGCGCGCGCCCATGGCGACCTTTCGGAAAACGCAGAGTACCACGCCGCCAAGGAAGCGCAGAGCCACAATGAGGGCCGCATCGGCGAGCTGGAAGACCTGATTGCCCGTGCGGAAGTCATCGACCTCACGAAAATGTCCGGTTCCACCGTCAAGTTCGGCGCGACCGTCAAGCTCGTCGATGAAGACACCGAAGAGGAAAAGACCTACCAGATCGTCGGCGACCAGGAAGCCGATGTGAAGGCGGGCCGCATTTCCATCTCGTCGCCGATAGCCCGCGCACTGATCGGCAAGGAGGAAGGCGATTCCATCGAAGTGAACGCCCCCGGCGGCTCCAAGGCCTACGAAATCCTCGCCGTCAGCTGGGGCTGA
- a CDS encoding alkaline phosphatase codes for MMKCFSALAAATMLAGAAHAATVYPLDRATILVNSPFDFKVELDKVYGEGDVAVTVNGKPYAEVFGKPAEFVAEEKGKDDAVLGSALILRDLALASAGDYTVEVKAGDETKSVTWNVYGTPAAPKAKNIIFFLGDGLSVAHRTAARIMSKGMTEGKANGRLNIDDLDHMAFIGTSSTHSIATDSANTMSAYMTGHKSRVNALGVYADRTPASLDDPKVETIAEALRRTTKKSIGVVSTAEIEDATPAAVIAHTRKRADKAEIVGMFMKTQPDVILGGGSAYFLSKDVPGSKRKDDNDYIAQFKDAGYTLATSKTELDAAAGTNTGKLLGLFHTGNMDVALDRMFLKKGTVDKFPDQPGLVDMTKTALDQLSKNPEGFFLMVEAASVDKMSHPMDWERSEFDVIEMDQAVGAAMEFAKTHPDTLIVVTGDHTHGVSIVGTVDDEKPGDVMSEKVGTYDDAGFPNYTDENGDGYPDKVDVSRRIQMYAGNHPEYYETFRPKMDGPFEPSIKNADGKYVANPAYKDVPGAVLMPANIPSDGDTAAHTVDDVVLQATGPGSEEFKGYMEQSDVYKVLMDTFALGSQSM; via the coding sequence ATGATGAAGTGTTTTTCGGCGCTTGCCGCCGCAACCATGCTGGCCGGTGCCGCGCATGCCGCCACCGTCTATCCGCTCGATCGTGCCACGATCCTCGTCAACTCGCCGTTCGACTTCAAGGTCGAGCTCGACAAGGTCTACGGTGAGGGTGATGTCGCTGTCACCGTCAACGGCAAGCCCTATGCCGAAGTCTTCGGCAAGCCGGCCGAATTCGTCGCCGAAGAAAAGGGCAAGGACGACGCCGTCCTCGGCTCGGCCCTGATCCTGCGCGATCTGGCGCTTGCCTCGGCCGGCGATTACACCGTCGAAGTCAAGGCCGGCGATGAAACCAAGTCGGTTACCTGGAACGTCTACGGCACCCCGGCTGCGCCGAAGGCCAAGAACATCATCTTCTTCCTCGGTGACGGCCTTTCGGTCGCCCACCGCACCGCCGCCCGCATCATGTCGAAGGGCATGACCGAGGGTAAGGCCAACGGTCGTCTGAACATCGACGATCTCGATCACATGGCCTTCATCGGCACCTCGTCGACCCATTCGATCGCCACCGACTCGGCCAACACCATGTCGGCCTACATGACCGGCCACAAGTCGCGCGTGAACGCCCTTGGCGTCTATGCCGACCGCACCCCGGCAAGCCTTGACGATCCGAAGGTCGAGACGATCGCCGAAGCGCTGCGCCGCACGACCAAGAAGTCGATCGGCGTCGTTTCCACCGCCGAAATCGAAGACGCGACCCCGGCCGCCGTCATCGCCCACACCCGCAAGCGTGCCGACAAGGCCGAGATCGTCGGCATGTTCATGAAGACCCAGCCCGACGTCATCCTCGGAGGCGGTTCGGCCTACTTCCTGTCGAAGGATGTCCCCGGCTCCAAGCGCAAGGACGACAACGACTACATCGCCCAGTTCAAGGATGCCGGCTACACGCTCGCAACCTCCAAGACGGAACTGGATGCAGCCGCCGGTACCAACACCGGCAAGCTGCTTGGCCTGTTCCACACCGGCAACATGGACGTCGCGCTCGACCGCATGTTCCTGAAGAAGGGCACCGTCGACAAGTTCCCCGACCAGCCGGGCCTCGTCGACATGACCAAGACCGCCCTCGACCAGCTGTCGAAGAACCCGGAAGGCTTCTTCCTGATGGTTGAAGCTGCCTCCGTCGACAAGATGTCTCACCCGATGGACTGGGAACGCTCCGAATTCGACGTCATCGAGATGGACCAGGCCGTCGGCGCTGCCATGGAGTTCGCCAAGACCCATCCCGATACGCTGATCGTCGTCACCGGCGACCATACGCACGGCGTGTCGATCGTCGGCACCGTCGATGACGAAAAGCCGGGCGACGTGATGAGCGAGAAGGTTGGCACCTATGACGACGCCGGCTTCCCGAACTACACCGACGAGAATGGCGACGGCTATCCGGACAAGGTGGACGTGTCCCGCCGCATTCAGATGTATGCCGGCAACCATCCGGAATACTACGAGACCTTCCGTCCGAAGATGGATGGTCCGTTCGAGCCGTCGATCAAGAATGCGGACGGCAAGTATGTCGCCAACCCGGCCTACAAGGATGTCCCCGGCGCCGTGCTGATGCCGGCCAACATCCCGTCCGACGGCGACACCGCTGCCCATACCGTTGACGACGTCGTGCTGCAGGCCACCGGCCCCGGCTCGGAAGAGTTCAAGGGCTACATGGAGCAGAGCGACGTCTACAAGGTCCTGATGGACACCTTCGCGCTCGGCTCGCAGTCGATGTAA
- a CDS encoding ABC transporter ATP-binding protein — translation MIDLKVNDLEVGYPGLPAPVLAIDSFDLPAGGRLAVTGASGSGKSTFVNVICGLQALKSGSVRWAGTELSGLSESRRDRWRGAHVGLVMQDFHLFEGLSALDNILLPARLSGAAGTGTVERARHLIETVGLSRPDQKVETMSRGEMQRVAVARAVLRKPGVVVADEPTASLDVESGAQVADLLLSIADQEKCTLIVVSHDERLIGRFDRRMQLSAGRIQSAQLATEEA, via the coding sequence ATGATCGATCTGAAAGTGAATGACCTGGAGGTCGGTTATCCGGGCCTGCCGGCACCCGTGCTCGCGATCGACTCCTTTGACCTGCCGGCCGGCGGGCGGTTGGCGGTCACCGGAGCGTCCGGTTCGGGCAAGAGCACCTTCGTCAACGTCATCTGCGGCCTGCAGGCGCTGAAAAGCGGTTCGGTCCGCTGGGCCGGCACCGAGCTTTCGGGGCTTTCCGAAAGCCGGCGCGACCGTTGGCGCGGTGCCCATGTCGGGTTGGTCATGCAGGATTTCCATCTCTTCGAAGGTCTGTCGGCGCTCGACAACATTCTCCTGCCGGCGCGGCTTTCCGGTGCAGCCGGCACCGGGACTGTCGAGCGGGCGCGCCACCTGATCGAGACGGTCGGGCTGTCGCGTCCGGACCAGAAGGTCGAGACCATGTCGCGCGGTGAAATGCAGCGTGTGGCGGTTGCCCGCGCCGTGCTGCGCAAGCCCGGCGTCGTCGTCGCGGACGAACCGACCGCCAGCCTCGACGTCGAGAGCGGCGCGCAGGTCGCCGACCTGCTCTTGTCGATCGCCGACCAGGAGAAATGCACGCTGATCGTCGTCTCGCATGACGAGCGGCTGATCGGGCGGTTCGACCGGCGCATGCAGCTTTCTGCCGGCCGTATCCAGTCCGCCCAGCTTGCCACCGAGGAGGCCTGA